The Lysobacter capsici genome has a segment encoding these proteins:
- a CDS encoding MFS transporter: protein MSADASNDTDGAPAANPPPISALRLLRNPGFAGLLVYRLLAMLSYQIVAVTVGWHIYELTRDPFALGLIGLTEVIPYFCFALFAGYAVDHLPRRKLGMFACNGLLVTTLMLAGVANGVLPTGGFGFDTLTIYVAIAVNGVVRAFLSPVYMSLFARVLKREHFARGAGVSSVVMQTGLVLGPAMGGALIAWGGKTSAYLVAAGFALAAAIAIITLRVSEPAPQAERAPVFKSIGEGLRFVFNNQVVLGAQALDMFSVLFGGAVALLPAFIHDVLHYGPEALGVLRAAPAAGAVLMGLWLARRPPQKNAGRLLLYAVAGFGLCIIGFALSRDFWLSAAMLMLSGMCDGVSVVLRSTILQLSTPDEMRGRVSSINGIFIGSSNELGAFESGLAARLMGLVPSVIFGGCMTLAVVGATAKLAPKLRRLDLRDLQ, encoded by the coding sequence GTGAGCGCCGACGCCTCCAACGACACCGACGGCGCGCCTGCCGCCAACCCGCCTCCGATCAGCGCCCTGCGCCTGCTGCGCAATCCCGGTTTCGCCGGGCTGCTGGTGTACCGGTTGCTGGCGATGCTGTCGTACCAGATCGTCGCGGTCACGGTCGGCTGGCACATCTACGAACTGACCCGCGACCCGTTCGCGCTGGGCCTGATCGGCCTGACCGAGGTCATTCCGTATTTCTGTTTCGCCCTGTTCGCCGGCTACGCGGTCGATCACCTGCCGCGGCGCAAGCTCGGCATGTTCGCCTGCAACGGCTTGCTGGTGACGACGCTGATGCTGGCCGGCGTCGCCAACGGCGTGCTGCCCACCGGAGGCTTCGGCTTCGACACCTTGACCATCTACGTGGCCATCGCGGTCAACGGCGTGGTCCGCGCGTTCCTGTCGCCGGTGTACATGTCGCTGTTCGCGCGGGTGCTCAAGCGCGAGCATTTCGCGCGCGGCGCCGGGGTCAGCAGCGTGGTCATGCAGACCGGGCTGGTGCTGGGGCCGGCGATGGGCGGCGCGCTGATCGCCTGGGGCGGCAAGACCTCGGCCTATCTGGTCGCGGCCGGTTTCGCCCTGGCCGCGGCGATCGCGATTATCACCCTGCGGGTCAGCGAGCCGGCGCCGCAGGCCGAGCGCGCGCCGGTGTTCAAGAGCATCGGCGAAGGCCTGCGCTTCGTGTTCAACAATCAGGTCGTGCTCGGCGCGCAGGCGCTGGACATGTTCTCGGTCTTGTTCGGCGGCGCGGTGGCGCTGCTGCCGGCGTTCATCCACGACGTCCTGCATTACGGGCCCGAAGCGCTCGGCGTGCTGCGCGCGGCGCCGGCCGCGGGCGCGGTGCTGATGGGGCTGTGGCTGGCGCGACGGCCGCCGCAGAAGAACGCCGGCCGCCTGCTGCTGTACGCGGTGGCCGGGTTCGGCCTGTGCATCATCGGCTTCGCCCTGTCGCGCGATTTCTGGCTGTCGGCGGCGATGCTGATGCTGTCGGGCATGTGCGACGGCGTGTCGGTGGTGCTGCGTTCGACCATCCTGCAACTGTCCACGCCCGACGAGATGCGCGGACGGGTGTCGTCGATCAACGGCATCTTCATCGGTTCGTCGAACGAGCTCGGCGCGTTCGAATCGGGCCTGGCGGCCAGGCTGATGGGACTGGTGCCGTCGGTGATCTTCGGCGGCTGCATGACCCTGGCCGTGGTCGGCGCGACCGCGAAGCTGGCGCCGAAGCTGCGGCGGCTGGATTTGCGCGATTTGCAGTAG
- a CDS encoding N-acetylornithine carbamoyltransferase, translating into MTKHFLNTQDWSRADLDALLAQAAVFKRSKLGDQLKGKSIALVFFNPSMRTRTSFELGAFQLGGHAVVLQPGKDAWPIEFDLGTVMDGDTEEHIAEVARVLGRYVDLIGVRAFPKFVDWANDRQDKVLASFAKYSPVPVINMETITHPCQELAHALALQEHFGTSDLRGKKYVLTWTYHPKPLNTAVANSALTIATRLGMDVTLLCPTPEYILDERYMGWAEQNVAESGGSLKVSHDIASAYAGADVVYAKSWGALPYFGNWGPEKPIRDQYQHFIVDEAKMALTNNGVFSHCLPLRRNVKATDGVMDSPQCIAIDEAENRLHVQKAIMAALI; encoded by the coding sequence ATGACCAAACACTTCCTCAACACCCAAGACTGGTCGCGCGCCGACCTCGACGCGCTGCTGGCGCAGGCCGCCGTGTTCAAGCGCAGCAAGCTCGGCGACCAGCTCAAGGGCAAGTCGATCGCGCTGGTGTTCTTCAACCCTTCGATGCGCACCCGCACCAGTTTCGAACTGGGCGCGTTCCAGCTCGGCGGGCATGCGGTGGTGTTGCAGCCGGGCAAGGACGCGTGGCCGATCGAGTTCGACCTGGGCACGGTGATGGACGGCGACACCGAGGAGCACATCGCCGAAGTGGCGCGGGTGCTCGGCCGCTATGTCGACCTGATCGGCGTGCGCGCGTTCCCGAAGTTCGTCGACTGGGCCAACGACCGCCAGGACAAGGTGCTCGCCAGCTTCGCCAAGTACTCGCCGGTGCCGGTCATCAACATGGAGACCATCACCCATCCATGTCAGGAACTGGCGCATGCGCTGGCCCTGCAGGAGCACTTCGGCACCTCCGACCTGCGCGGCAAGAAGTACGTGCTGACCTGGACCTATCACCCCAAGCCGCTCAACACCGCGGTCGCCAATTCGGCGCTGACCATCGCCACGCGGTTGGGAATGGACGTGACCCTGCTGTGCCCGACGCCCGAGTACATCCTCGATGAGCGCTACATGGGCTGGGCCGAGCAGAACGTCGCCGAGAGCGGCGGTTCGCTCAAGGTCAGCCACGACATCGCAAGCGCCTACGCCGGCGCCGACGTGGTCTACGCCAAGAGCTGGGGCGCGTTGCCGTACTTCGGCAACTGGGGCCCGGAAAAGCCGATCCGCGACCAGTACCAGCACTTCATCGTCGACGAAGCCAAGATGGCGCTGACCAACAACGGCGTGTTCAGCCACTGCCTGCCGCTGCGCCGCAACGTCAAGGCCACCGACGGCGTGATGGACTCGCCGCAGTGCATCGCCATCGACGAGGCCGAGAACCGCCTGCATGTGCAGAAGGCGATCATGGCTGCATTGATCTAG
- a CDS encoding argininosuccinate synthase has product MTERNIVLAFSGGLDTSFCVPYLQERGWAVHTVFADTGGVDAEEREFIEQRAAELGVASHVTVDGGPAIWSGFVKPFVWAGEGYQGQYPLLVSDRYLIVEAALKRADELGCKVIAHGCTGMGNDQVRFDLAVKALGDYDIVAPIREIQKEHTEVRAYEQKYLEERGFGVRAKQKAYTINENLLGLTMSGGEIDRWQAPGEGAVGWCKPRSQWPSEALKVTIAFENGEAVALDGEKIEGHKMLAKLNGLFAQYGVGRGLYTGDTTIGLKGRIIYEAPGLFALLTAHRALEEAVLSKHQNRFKPEIARKWVELVYEGFFHDPLKTDLEAFLASSQSTVNGEVVLETNGGVVNAVAISSPHILNAKGATYAQAADWGVEEAEGFIKLFGMSSTLWAEINRKS; this is encoded by the coding sequence ATGACCGAGCGCAACATCGTCCTAGCCTTCTCCGGCGGCCTCGACACCAGCTTCTGCGTGCCTTACCTGCAAGAGCGCGGCTGGGCCGTGCATACCGTGTTCGCCGACACCGGCGGCGTGGACGCGGAAGAACGCGAATTCATCGAACAGCGCGCGGCCGAGCTCGGCGTCGCCAGCCACGTCACCGTCGACGGCGGCCCGGCGATCTGGTCGGGCTTCGTCAAGCCCTTCGTCTGGGCCGGCGAGGGCTATCAGGGCCAGTACCCGCTGCTGGTGTCGGACCGCTATCTGATCGTCGAAGCCGCGCTCAAGCGCGCCGACGAACTGGGCTGCAAGGTGATCGCGCACGGCTGCACCGGCATGGGCAACGATCAGGTGCGTTTCGACCTGGCGGTCAAGGCGCTGGGCGACTACGACATCGTCGCGCCGATCCGCGAAATCCAGAAGGAACACACCGAAGTCCGCGCCTACGAGCAGAAGTACCTGGAAGAACGCGGCTTCGGCGTGCGCGCCAAGCAAAAGGCTTACACCATCAACGAGAACCTGCTCGGCCTGACCATGTCCGGCGGCGAGATCGATCGCTGGCAGGCGCCGGGCGAGGGCGCGGTCGGCTGGTGCAAGCCGCGGTCGCAGTGGCCGAGCGAAGCGCTCAAGGTCACGATCGCGTTCGAGAACGGCGAAGCGGTCGCGCTCGACGGCGAAAAGATCGAAGGCCACAAGATGCTGGCCAAGCTCAACGGGCTTTTTGCCCAATACGGAGTTGGCCGCGGCCTGTACACCGGCGACACCACCATCGGCCTGAAGGGCCGGATCATCTATGAAGCGCCGGGCCTGTTCGCGCTGCTGACCGCGCACCGCGCGCTGGAAGAAGCGGTGCTGAGCAAGCACCAGAACCGCTTCAAGCCCGAGATCGCGCGCAAGTGGGTGGAACTGGTCTACGAAGGCTTCTTCCACGATCCGCTCAAGACCGATCTGGAAGCCTTCCTCGCGAGCTCGCAGTCCACCGTCAACGGCGAAGTCGTACTGGAAACCAACGGCGGCGTGGTCAACGCGGTCGCGATCAGCTCGCCGCACATCCTCAATGCCAAGGGCGCGACCTATGCGCAGGCGGCGGACTGGGGCGTGGAGGAGGCCGAAGGCTTCATCAAGCTGTTCGGAATGAGCAGCACGTTGTGGGCGGAGATCAATCGGAAAAGCTGA
- the cysS gene encoding cysteine--tRNA ligase, with protein sequence MSLHLYNSLSRQVEAFVPLDPARPTMYVCGPTVYNYVHIGNARGPVVFGVLADLLRRRYGALAYARNITDVDDKINAAAAEQGVPIAAITDRFAAAYREDMAALGVRAPDLEPTATGHIGQIVEMIERLIDSGHAYEAANHVLFSIGSYADYGKLSRRDIDDMRAGARVEVAPYKRDPGDFVLWKPSTGDLPGWDSPWGSGRPGWHIECSAMAAAHLGETIDIHAGGVDLQFPHHENEIAQSECAHGGKVFARWWLHNGMLNFDGGKMSKSVGNIQKVHDLVAEHSPEALRYALLSAHYRQPLEWSDGLIEQSKRTLERLYGTLRDLAGVDAGAIAIPDSVEAALEDDLNTPRALAELARIAGEARKATDPAEQARLKNELLGAGLALGLLQQDPAAWFAGASEDGDDARIQALVDERNQAKKDRDFARADAIRQQLADEGILLEDTPAGVRWKRSR encoded by the coding sequence ATGAGCCTGCATCTCTATAACAGCCTGTCGCGACAGGTCGAAGCCTTCGTCCCGCTGGATCCGGCACGCCCGACGATGTATGTCTGCGGCCCCACGGTCTACAACTACGTGCATATCGGCAACGCGCGCGGTCCGGTGGTGTTCGGCGTGCTCGCCGACCTGCTGCGGCGACGCTATGGCGCCCTGGCCTACGCGCGCAACATCACCGACGTGGACGACAAGATCAATGCCGCGGCCGCCGAACAGGGTGTGCCGATCGCGGCGATCACCGACCGCTTCGCCGCCGCCTACCGCGAGGACATGGCGGCGCTCGGCGTGCGCGCGCCCGACCTGGAACCGACCGCGACCGGCCATATCGGCCAGATCGTGGAGATGATCGAGCGTTTGATCGACAGCGGTCACGCCTACGAAGCCGCCAACCACGTCCTGTTTTCGATCGGCAGCTATGCCGACTACGGCAAGCTCTCGCGCCGCGACATCGACGACATGCGCGCCGGCGCGCGGGTCGAGGTCGCGCCGTACAAGCGCGATCCGGGCGACTTCGTGTTGTGGAAACCCTCCACCGGCGACCTGCCGGGCTGGGATTCGCCGTGGGGCAGCGGCCGCCCGGGCTGGCACATCGAGTGCTCGGCGATGGCCGCCGCGCACCTGGGCGAGACCATCGACATCCACGCCGGCGGCGTCGACCTGCAGTTCCCGCACCACGAGAACGAGATCGCGCAGAGCGAATGCGCGCACGGCGGCAAGGTGTTCGCGCGCTGGTGGCTGCACAACGGCATGCTCAACTTCGACGGCGGCAAGATGTCGAAGTCGGTCGGCAATATCCAGAAAGTCCACGACCTGGTCGCCGAGCATTCGCCCGAAGCACTGCGCTATGCCCTGCTCTCGGCGCATTACCGGCAACCGCTGGAGTGGTCGGACGGGTTGATCGAGCAGAGCAAGCGCACGCTGGAACGGCTGTACGGCACGCTGCGCGATCTGGCGGGCGTGGATGCGGGCGCGATCGCGATCCCCGACAGCGTCGAGGCCGCGCTCGAGGACGACCTCAATACCCCGCGCGCGTTGGCCGAATTGGCGCGCATCGCCGGCGAAGCGCGCAAGGCGACCGATCCGGCCGAACAGGCGCGGCTCAAGAACGAATTGCTCGGCGCCGGCCTGGCCCTGGGCCTGTTGCAGCAAGACCCCGCCGCCTGGTTCGCCGGCGCCAGCGAAGACGGCGACGACGCCCGTATCCAGGCCCTGGTCGACGAACGCAACCAAGCCAAGAAAGACCGCGACTTCGCCCGCGCCGACGCGATCCGCCAGCAGCTCGCCGACGAAGGCATCCTGCTGGAAGACACGCCGGCCGGCGTGCGCTGGAAGCGTTCGCGATGA
- a CDS encoding acetylornithine deacetylase encodes MLPDVLNHLQALVSYDTRNPPREIGTGGIFDYLRSQLDGFRIEVTDHGAGAVSMLAVRGNPCRLFNVHLDTVPSSEAWSADPHTLRVTDDRAIGLGACDIKGAAAGLLAAAAVTNGDAAFLFSTDEEANDARCIDGFLATEHGFLEAIVAEPTMCEAVLAHRGISSVQLRFRGVAGHASGANAMQASALHQAIRWGGKALDYVESQSHQRFGGLTGLRFNIGRVEGGIKANMIASSAELRFGFRPLPSQSIDALHELFGTLSEAGVIERYEETFRGPSLPAGNVADAEQRRLEARDLADALNLPIGNAVDFWTEASLFSAGGLTAIVYGPGDIAQAHTADEWVALEQLQRYADSVARIMGSNG; translated from the coding sequence ATGCTCCCCGACGTCCTCAACCACCTGCAGGCCCTGGTGTCCTACGACACCCGAAACCCGCCGCGCGAGATCGGCACCGGCGGTATATTCGATTATCTGCGCAGCCAGCTCGACGGCTTCCGTATCGAAGTGACCGACCACGGCGCCGGCGCGGTGTCGATGCTCGCCGTGCGCGGCAACCCGTGCCGCTTGTTCAACGTGCATCTGGACACCGTGCCGTCCTCGGAAGCCTGGAGCGCCGACCCGCATACGCTGCGCGTCACCGACGACCGCGCGATCGGCCTGGGCGCCTGCGACATCAAGGGCGCCGCCGCCGGCTTGCTGGCCGCCGCCGCGGTGACCAACGGCGATGCCGCGTTCTTGTTCAGCACCGACGAGGAAGCCAACGACGCGCGCTGCATCGACGGTTTCCTCGCCACCGAACACGGCTTTCTCGAAGCCATCGTCGCCGAACCGACGATGTGCGAAGCGGTGCTCGCGCATCGCGGCATCAGCTCGGTGCAGTTGCGTTTCCGCGGCGTCGCCGGTCACGCCTCCGGCGCCAATGCGATGCAGGCCAGCGCGCTGCATCAGGCGATCCGCTGGGGCGGCAAGGCCCTGGACTACGTCGAATCGCAGTCGCACCAGCGTTTCGGCGGCCTGACCGGGCTGCGTTTCAACATCGGCCGGGTCGAAGGCGGGATCAAGGCGAACATGATCGCGTCCAGCGCCGAGCTGCGCTTCGGTTTCCGTCCGCTGCCGTCGCAGTCGATCGATGCGCTGCACGAACTGTTCGGCACGCTCAGCGAGGCCGGGGTGATCGAGCGTTACGAAGAAACCTTCCGCGGCCCGTCGCTGCCGGCCGGCAATGTCGCCGACGCCGAACAGCGGCGCCTGGAAGCGCGCGATCTGGCCGACGCGCTGAACCTGCCCATCGGCAACGCGGTCGACTTCTGGACCGAGGCCTCGCTGTTCTCGGCCGGCGGCCTGACGGCGATCGTGTACGGCCCCGGCGACATCGCGCAAGCGCACACCGCCGACGAATGGGTCGCACTGGAACAACTGCAGCGCTACGCCGACAGCGTCGCGCGCATCATGGGGAGCAACGGGTAA
- a CDS encoding acetylglutamate kinase: protein MSVSMDAHLQTRQTIVRLLSSMASAKEISQYLKRFSQLDSKRFAVVKVGGAVLRDDLAALTSSLAFLQDVGLTPIVIHGAGPQLDEELSAAGIVKQTVNGLRVTSPEALAIVRRVFQSQNLKLVEALQSGDGRATSIISGVFEADYLDRDTYGLVGEVKKVNLAPIEASLQAGSIPVIASLGETAGGQILNVNADFAANELVQVLQPYKIVFLTGTGGLLDDNGKVIDSINLSTEYEHLIEQPWINGGMRVKIEQIKDLLDKLPLTSSVSITKPAELAKELFTHKGSGTLVRRGERVLQAQRWDQLDLPRLRSLIDSAFGRRLVDDYFERTTLKQAYVSENYRAAVILIEAEGRTYLDKFAVLDDAQGEGLGRAVWQVMREQNPSVFWRSRHGNSVNPFYYSESDGCLKQEKWKVFWYGMDGFDEIAACVDYSSRRAPTLED from the coding sequence ATGAGCGTTTCGATGGATGCCCACCTGCAGACGCGACAAACCATCGTGCGGCTGCTGTCGAGCATGGCCAGCGCCAAGGAGATTTCGCAGTACCTCAAGCGCTTTTCCCAGCTCGATTCCAAGCGCTTCGCGGTGGTCAAGGTCGGCGGCGCGGTGTTGCGCGACGATCTGGCCGCATTGACCTCGTCGCTGGCGTTCCTGCAGGACGTGGGCCTGACCCCGATCGTGATCCACGGCGCCGGCCCGCAGCTCGACGAGGAATTGTCGGCCGCCGGCATCGTCAAGCAGACCGTCAACGGCCTGCGCGTGACCTCGCCCGAGGCCTTGGCGATCGTGCGCCGGGTGTTCCAGTCGCAGAACCTCAAGCTGGTCGAGGCGCTGCAATCGGGAGACGGCCGCGCCACGTCGATCATCTCGGGTGTGTTCGAGGCGGACTACCTGGACCGCGACACCTATGGGTTGGTCGGCGAAGTGAAGAAGGTCAACCTCGCGCCGATCGAGGCCAGCCTGCAGGCCGGTTCGATCCCGGTGATCGCCAGCCTCGGCGAAACCGCGGGCGGGCAGATCCTCAACGTCAACGCCGACTTCGCCGCCAATGAGCTGGTGCAGGTGCTGCAGCCGTACAAGATCGTGTTCCTGACCGGCACCGGCGGCCTGCTCGACGACAACGGCAAGGTGATCGATTCGATCAACCTGTCGACCGAGTACGAGCACCTGATCGAACAGCCGTGGATCAACGGCGGCATGCGGGTCAAGATCGAACAGATCAAGGATTTGCTCGACAAGTTGCCGCTGACTTCGTCGGTGTCGATCACCAAGCCGGCCGAGCTGGCCAAGGAACTGTTCACCCACAAGGGCTCGGGCACCCTGGTGCGGCGCGGCGAGCGCGTATTGCAGGCGCAGCGCTGGGATCAGCTGGATCTGCCGCGGCTGCGTTCGCTGATCGATTCGGCGTTCGGGCGTCGTTTGGTCGACGATTACTTCGAACGCACCACGCTCAAGCAGGCCTACGTCAGCGAGAACTATCGCGCGGCGGTGATCCTGATCGAGGCCGAAGGCCGCACTTACCTCGATAAATTCGCGGTGCTCGACGATGCCCAGGGCGAAGGTCTCGGCCGCGCGGTGTGGCAAGTCATGCGCGAGCAGAACCCGAGCGTGTTCTGGCGTTCGCGCCACGGCAATTCGGTCAATCCGTTCTACTACTCCGAATCCGACGGCTGCCTCAAGCAGGAGAAGTGGAAAGTGTTCTGGTACGGCATGGACGGCTTCGACGAGATCGCCGCCTGCGTCGATTACTCCAGCCGCCGCGCACCGACCCTGGAGGACTGA
- a CDS encoding SufE family protein, translating to MSEVTITSPFPIEATAAQAQAAIREEFAFFGDWSERYQYLIDLGRKLPDLPAQWKTEEHRLLGCQSMVWIVVEGDAERLTFHAISDSAIVSGLIYLALRVYSGRSATEIVASPADYIADIGLAKHLSPTRSNGLAALLAFIREQAQRRL from the coding sequence ATGAGCGAGGTCACGATCACCTCGCCCTTCCCCATCGAAGCCACCGCCGCGCAAGCGCAGGCCGCGATCCGCGAGGAATTCGCATTCTTCGGCGATTGGTCCGAGCGCTATCAGTACCTGATCGACCTCGGCCGCAAATTGCCCGACCTGCCCGCGCAGTGGAAGACCGAGGAGCATCGCCTGCTCGGCTGCCAGTCGATGGTGTGGATCGTGGTCGAAGGCGACGCCGAGCGGTTGACCTTTCACGCGATCAGCGATTCGGCCATCGTCTCGGGCCTGATCTATCTCGCGCTGCGGGTGTATTCGGGCCGCAGCGCGACCGAGATCGTCGCCAGCCCGGCCGACTACATCGCCGACATCGGCCTAGCCAAGCATCTGTCGCCGACCCGCAGCAACGGCCTGGCCGCGCTGCTCGCCTTCATCCGCGAGCAAGCGCAGCGCCGGCTGTGA